A portion of the Neorhodopirellula lusitana genome contains these proteins:
- a CDS encoding HesB/IscA family protein: MARFEGSDTPVVSVTPLAVAKFREFLKNSPNAHVRLALIEGGCSGFLYDLQIVHSPIAPTSRVDRSNGFAIVVSPEHVIYLEDSTIDWEIQPDGNAGFKFHNPNALEPTDTE, from the coding sequence ATGGCTCGATTTGAAGGGTCCGATACCCCCGTCGTTTCAGTTACCCCGCTTGCGGTTGCAAAGTTCCGTGAGTTCCTAAAGAACTCCCCAAACGCACATGTCCGACTTGCATTAATAGAGGGCGGTTGTTCCGGATTCCTGTATGACCTTCAGATTGTTCACTCGCCTATCGCGCCAACCAGTCGAGTTGACCGATCTAACGGTTTCGCGATCGTTGTTTCGCCCGAGCACGTGATCTATTTGGAAGACTCGACAATCGACTGGGAGATTCAACCCGATGGTAATGCGGGATTCAAGTTCCACAATCCGAACGCACTTGAACCCACCGACACTGAATAG
- a CDS encoding sulfatase family protein: MLSFCGDLVSADERPNVVVIVSDDQGWADIGYNNPKVYTPHLDQLASSGVKLMNHYVMPQCTPTRVALMTGRYPGRFGTAGLHANNIPAFPLGTPTLASMFQDSGYETFMSGKWHLGSMAEHGPNHFGFNGSHDSLTGAVGMYDHRYHDRNDTPYDPTWHRNHEIIPGYQNGRHVTDLTCEEAVKFIRTERDKPFFLYLPFHAPHTPLDERGQFTETPTQPDPQNTKRWLNEDGIKWFNDPERKIQSEKSRDKRLLLAAVYHLDEAVGEVVNALEESGQRDNTIILFSSDNGPWVDNRGGGYPDNYPLMDYNQPDNLRGKKLDVWEGGIHVAGFINWPSRLESRQIEEQVHIIDWFPTLASIIGFRPKQKIEWDGVDLSPILFDQGSIAERDLYWIWHPTVNRWALRYRQWKIVKYGRGEPKLNQWQLFNLEKDPIETDDLAGEHPEIVSMMHQRFLAQRHKDVQSPKP, from the coding sequence TTGCTTTCTTTTTGCGGTGACCTAGTATCCGCTGACGAACGCCCCAACGTGGTTGTGATTGTCAGCGATGATCAAGGTTGGGCAGACATCGGGTACAACAACCCCAAGGTTTACACGCCTCATCTCGACCAACTTGCCAGTTCGGGTGTCAAGCTGATGAACCACTACGTCATGCCTCAATGCACACCGACGCGAGTGGCGTTAATGACGGGACGCTACCCCGGCCGATTCGGCACCGCTGGGCTGCATGCCAACAACATTCCTGCCTTCCCGCTGGGTACTCCGACATTGGCCAGCATGTTTCAGGACAGCGGCTATGAGACATTCATGAGTGGCAAGTGGCATCTGGGGTCCATGGCTGAGCACGGTCCCAACCACTTCGGTTTTAATGGGAGTCACGATTCTCTGACGGGAGCGGTCGGTATGTACGACCACCGTTATCACGACCGAAACGACACGCCTTACGATCCGACTTGGCACCGGAATCATGAAATCATTCCTGGGTACCAAAATGGTCGCCACGTCACGGATTTGACGTGCGAAGAGGCCGTCAAATTCATCAGAACGGAAAGGGATAAACCCTTCTTCCTCTACTTGCCTTTTCATGCTCCACATACGCCACTTGATGAGCGAGGCCAATTCACCGAAACACCGACACAACCCGATCCCCAAAATACGAAACGTTGGCTAAATGAGGACGGCATCAAATGGTTCAATGACCCGGAGAGGAAGATTCAGTCCGAAAAGTCCCGAGACAAGCGACTCCTGCTTGCTGCCGTCTACCACCTTGACGAAGCCGTTGGCGAAGTGGTCAATGCCCTGGAAGAAAGTGGGCAGAGAGACAACACGATCATACTTTTTTCGTCCGACAACGGTCCGTGGGTAGACAATCGTGGTGGTGGCTACCCGGACAATTACCCCCTCATGGATTACAACCAGCCTGATAATCTTAGGGGCAAAAAGCTGGACGTTTGGGAGGGCGGCATTCATGTTGCTGGATTTATCAATTGGCCGAGTCGGTTGGAGTCACGCCAGATCGAAGAACAAGTCCATATCATCGACTGGTTCCCAACTTTGGCGAGCATTATCGGCTTTCGCCCAAAGCAAAAGATTGAATGGGATGGGGTTGATCTTAGCCCGATACTCTTCGATCAGGGATCGATTGCGGAGAGAGATCTCTATTGGATCTGGCACCCAACCGTCAACCGTTGGGCGCTGCGATATCGCCAATGGAAAATCGTTAAGTACGGGCGTGGCGAACCGAAGTTGAACCAGTGGCAGTTGTTCAATCTGGAGAAAGATCCGATAGAGACTGACGACCTTGCCGGTGAGCACCCCGAGATTGTTTCGATGATGCATCAGCGATTCCTTGCGCAGCGGCATAAGGACGTTCAGAGTCCCAAGCCATGA
- a CDS encoding ADP-ribosylglycohydrolase family protein, translating to MIGAIVGDVIGSYFEHYPTKTTDFELFSENSFFTDDTVLTVAVADWLINGGDLRNFFYRYVDRYPGAGYGGTFLNWARCRDSDPYGSWGNGSAMRVSPTAYARETLQEVLALAEQTAAVTHNHPSGILGAIAVAGCVFVARTGGTKDDIRQFINSEVGYDLSRSIDEIRPYYSFDVSCDGSVPQSIVAFLESSSVEDAIRLAVSLGGDSDTMACIAGAIAEPFYGGVSSSLWLPARKRLDDALVATVDSFIAAYPIRFGG from the coding sequence ATGATTGGTGCAATTGTCGGTGACGTCATTGGCTCGTATTTTGAGCACTATCCAACCAAGACCACCGATTTTGAGTTGTTCTCTGAAAACTCCTTTTTCACTGACGATACGGTTCTGACCGTCGCGGTTGCCGACTGGCTGATCAACGGAGGTGACTTGCGGAACTTCTTTTATCGCTACGTCGACCGTTACCCTGGTGCTGGCTATGGAGGAACCTTCCTCAATTGGGCACGCTGCCGCGATTCCGATCCTTACGGCAGCTGGGGGAATGGCTCGGCGATGCGGGTCTCTCCGACAGCTTATGCTCGCGAAACGTTGCAGGAAGTACTGGCGTTGGCCGAACAGACGGCCGCGGTGACCCACAACCATCCATCCGGCATATTGGGAGCGATCGCGGTTGCGGGTTGCGTCTTTGTTGCTCGGACTGGCGGTACCAAAGACGATATTCGCCAGTTCATCAACTCAGAGGTTGGCTACGATCTGTCTCGGTCGATTGACGAGATTCGGCCGTACTATTCTTTCGATGTCTCATGCGACGGTTCCGTCCCGCAATCGATCGTCGCGTTTCTTGAATCGTCGTCTGTGGAGGATGCGATCCGCCTTGCCGTTTCCCTGGGTGGTGATTCCGATACAATGGCCTGTATCGCTGGTGCGATTGCGGAACCATTCTACGGTGGCGTTTCAAGCTCTCTTTGGTTGCCAGCCCGTAAACGACTGGACGATGCGTTGGTGGCGACAGTGGACTCTTTCATTGCCGCATACCCGATCCGTTTCGGTGGGTAG
- a CDS encoding ACT domain-containing protein encodes MNAITDLSTLLATLNPSLVDGEFVFITRADGRYGDGAGLNPIAAFMEEEGLTLVVPKEKADGSREEYQGEFRMITLRVHSSLEAVGLTAAVASALAKHGISVNAMAAFYHDHLFVPSSRADEAMVVLREFMSA; translated from the coding sequence ATGAACGCGATTACAGATCTAAGTACGCTGCTTGCTACCTTGAACCCGTCGCTCGTTGACGGTGAGTTTGTTTTTATCACCCGTGCAGATGGCAGGTACGGTGATGGTGCTGGCCTCAATCCTATCGCGGCGTTCATGGAGGAGGAAGGCTTGACACTGGTCGTTCCGAAGGAAAAGGCAGACGGGTCCCGCGAAGAATACCAAGGTGAGTTTCGCATGATCACTTTGCGAGTTCACTCCAGTCTGGAGGCCGTGGGATTAACCGCAGCGGTTGCGAGTGCTCTCGCCAAGCACGGCATCAGCGTCAATGCGATGGCGGCGTTTTATCACGATCATCTGTTTGTTCCTTCCTCTCGTGCGGACGAGGCGATGGTGGTACTGCGCGAATTCATGTCTGCATGA
- a CDS encoding di-heme oxidoredictase family protein has protein sequence MATTDRCGLGWWMVLSLMVCPPVFAQDTAAGRELFEHEWEFVERAPNFMDFDAMGPMPPRRDREHGRGRGRGPRPDHRDNGHPLDNGRQLDSGIQLRSMLPANERGGLAEGLTVAGDGLGPLHNAASCAACHPGGGASGVNHNVTQITVDPRSPVFDLQPDRGRRGMPRNADMGLFPGLVTDNTLSFNTVVHDLSTRPGYESIRQRLSIGVPNGLQPEWFTPEQRTVAAIAEQPVVAGRYGTVDYYLSQRNTTPLHGMGDIEKISANRLKAVSLSQTRSSGGTISGRVAGKYGWRGQVSTLSDFVAGACATELGLNVAGIAQQAKDPADDRYRSLAADISATQVAELTSYVADLPAPSKQMLSLDERKRVRRGEYVFNSVGCGACHIADLQPARGIYSDLLLHDMGPELQDPLPAPAYQLASTQKTAPTGRYSSRYGGGQTASYPTESPPSRSGYRTGRSGYQSRRGHSMAETDSSVVTTGMPQAIPMAHPEKPQFPRGEVNEVDLRGRHRFTWDALQREWKTPPLWGVADSAPYLHDGRAKTLTDAIQWHGGEAEVAKRKFVSLDQDPKDLLLAFLGSLKAPLN, from the coding sequence ATGGCTACCACAGATCGGTGCGGATTAGGTTGGTGGATGGTCCTGTCGTTGATGGTTTGCCCTCCAGTTTTCGCTCAGGACACAGCAGCCGGTCGTGAGTTGTTTGAACATGAATGGGAGTTTGTTGAGCGAGCCCCCAACTTCATGGACTTCGATGCGATGGGCCCGATGCCGCCACGACGAGATCGGGAGCACGGACGAGGAAGGGGGCGAGGTCCCCGCCCGGATCACCGTGACAATGGGCACCCGTTGGACAATGGACGCCAATTGGACAGTGGAATCCAGTTGAGGTCGATGTTACCAGCCAACGAACGCGGTGGGTTGGCTGAGGGGCTAACCGTGGCCGGTGATGGCTTAGGGCCACTTCACAACGCGGCCTCCTGCGCGGCGTGTCATCCCGGCGGTGGTGCGTCGGGGGTGAACCACAACGTGACCCAAATCACCGTGGATCCTCGCTCTCCCGTTTTCGATTTACAGCCTGACCGCGGTCGTCGCGGCATGCCTCGAAACGCTGACATGGGTCTGTTTCCCGGGTTGGTCACCGATAACACGCTCTCCTTCAACACGGTCGTTCATGACCTTTCCACGCGGCCTGGCTATGAAAGCATTCGTCAGCGTTTGTCTATCGGCGTGCCCAACGGCTTGCAGCCCGAGTGGTTCACTCCTGAACAACGGACCGTCGCTGCGATCGCCGAGCAACCGGTTGTCGCCGGCCGCTATGGAACAGTCGATTACTATCTCAGTCAACGCAACACCACGCCTCTGCACGGGATGGGAGACATCGAGAAAATCTCGGCGAATCGATTGAAAGCGGTTTCGCTTTCTCAAACTCGATCTTCCGGTGGAACCATCTCCGGCCGCGTGGCGGGGAAGTACGGCTGGCGCGGTCAGGTCAGCACCTTGTCTGACTTTGTTGCGGGCGCGTGTGCGACCGAACTTGGATTAAACGTCGCTGGGATCGCTCAACAGGCAAAGGATCCGGCCGACGACCGGTACCGCAGCTTGGCAGCCGATATCTCAGCGACGCAAGTTGCGGAGTTGACCAGCTACGTCGCCGATCTCCCCGCCCCATCGAAACAGATGCTTTCCTTAGATGAACGCAAGCGGGTTCGTCGCGGTGAGTACGTGTTTAACTCCGTCGGATGCGGAGCCTGTCATATCGCGGACTTGCAACCCGCACGTGGGATCTATAGCGACTTGTTGTTGCACGACATGGGACCAGAACTGCAAGATCCGCTGCCCGCTCCGGCCTATCAGCTTGCCAGCACTCAAAAGACCGCTCCGACAGGTCGGTACTCAAGTCGATACGGTGGTGGTCAAACAGCGTCTTACCCAACCGAATCACCGCCCAGTCGTTCTGGCTACCGGACCGGACGTTCTGGATATCAGTCCCGTCGCGGGCATTCGATGGCGGAGACCGATAGCTCGGTTGTGACAACCGGAATGCCTCAGGCCATCCCGATGGCACACCCCGAAAAACCACAGTTCCCCCGCGGCGAGGTGAACGAAGTCGATCTAAGAGGGCGACATCGATTCACATGGGACGCACTGCAACGGGAATGGAAGACGCCGCCGCTCTGGGGTGTCGCGGACTCGGCTCCCTATCTGCACGATGGTCGAGCCAAAACCTTGACCGATGCAATCCAGTGGCATGGTGGTGAAGCGGAGGTGGCCAAGCGAAAGTTTGTGAGCTTGGATCAAGACCCAAAGGACTTGCTGCTAGCGTTTCTAGGAAGCCTGAAGGCACCACTGAATTGA
- a CDS encoding acetolactate decarboxylase: protein MQICKSLLMTPTLPIALAVLMCTTAFAQQPWDGTIVQYGEMHEAIGQHQDQGRVRLSDLVKQPHFFAVAALEGLAGEITILDDKVTISGVDSDGKLTPIEDTDGTRQATMLVGAYVPSWTRHSVPSHVSTQGFDQFIADAASAAGVNTDNPFLFRMQGEFTDVSLHVIHGACPIHARMQKINLPKEERPFESDIKKVTGTLVGVYAKDAVGKLTHPATSTHVHLIYEDETTGELLTGHIEKVGLSEGAILMLPN from the coding sequence ATGCAGATTTGCAAAAGCCTTTTGATGACACCAACCCTGCCAATCGCGTTGGCGGTCCTCATGTGTACGACGGCATTCGCACAGCAACCATGGGACGGCACCATTGTCCAGTACGGCGAAATGCACGAAGCGATTGGCCAGCACCAGGATCAAGGTCGCGTGCGATTGAGTGACCTTGTAAAGCAGCCTCATTTCTTCGCCGTCGCGGCACTGGAGGGACTGGCGGGTGAGATCACGATTCTTGACGACAAGGTCACCATTTCCGGCGTAGACTCGGACGGCAAGCTCACCCCAATCGAAGATACCGATGGCACCCGGCAAGCGACCATGCTGGTGGGTGCCTACGTGCCATCGTGGACTCGCCATTCAGTCCCCAGCCATGTCAGCACGCAGGGATTCGACCAATTTATCGCCGACGCGGCATCGGCAGCGGGAGTGAATACGGACAATCCATTCCTCTTTAGGATGCAAGGAGAATTCACCGACGTCAGCCTTCACGTCATCCACGGAGCCTGCCCGATCCACGCTCGGATGCAGAAGATCAACCTTCCCAAAGAAGAACGCCCGTTCGAAAGCGACATCAAAAAGGTCACCGGAACGCTTGTTGGTGTCTATGCCAAAGATGCCGTTGGAAAACTAACTCACCCAGCCACCTCCACCCATGTGCATCTGATCTACGAAGATGAAACAACAGGAGAACTCCTCACCGGTCACATCGAAAAGGTTGGTCTGAGCGAAGGAGCGATCCTGATGCTGCCCAATTGA
- a CDS encoding class I SAM-dependent methyltransferase produces MKRFPVILFCALTIAINATGWCQEAPPETTVVPDGINDNFKNPELDVDEWLERFEVESREVYAARDEVLKACGIKPGERIADVGAGTGFYSRLFAKKTGWDGWVYSVDISPNFLQHIAKRATDDGIENLTTVLGTDVSIRLPPESVDLVFICDTYHHFESPQQSLSSIFRALKPGGHLVIIDFNRIPGESRDWLIGHVRADKETFRDEVVDAGFEFNDEVKVAAFEENYLLRFTKP; encoded by the coding sequence ATGAAACGTTTCCCAGTGATCTTGTTTTGTGCACTCACGATTGCGATTAACGCCACCGGTTGGTGTCAAGAAGCGCCCCCCGAAACAACCGTCGTTCCAGACGGCATTAACGACAACTTCAAAAACCCTGAACTGGACGTCGACGAGTGGCTCGAACGTTTTGAGGTCGAAAGTCGTGAGGTCTATGCTGCTCGCGATGAAGTGTTGAAAGCCTGTGGAATCAAACCGGGCGAGCGGATCGCTGACGTGGGTGCCGGCACGGGGTTTTACAGTCGCTTGTTCGCCAAGAAGACCGGTTGGGACGGATGGGTTTACAGCGTCGACATTTCGCCAAATTTCCTGCAGCACATTGCCAAACGAGCGACCGATGACGGGATCGAAAATCTGACCACCGTCTTAGGAACGGACGTTTCGATTCGTCTGCCACCCGAATCCGTCGACCTGGTTTTCATTTGCGATACTTACCACCACTTTGAAAGTCCGCAGCAATCGTTATCGTCGATCTTCCGCGCGCTAAAACCGGGTGGGCATTTGGTGATTATCGACTTCAATCGAATTCCGGGCGAATCTCGGGACTGGCTTATTGGCCATGTACGGGCTGACAAGGAGACGTTTCGGGACGAAGTGGTCGACGCCGGTTTCGAGTTCAACGATGAAGTCAAGGTTGCCGCGTTTGAAGAAAACTACTTGCTTCGTTTCACCAAGCCATAG
- a CDS encoding YeeE/YedE thiosulfate transporter family protein: MFDPAWKLALGLGTGIVFGYLLQKGRVAKYEVIVGQFLGRDYTVVKIMGTAVVVGSIGIYALLPTEMFSLHIKPLIWAGILVGGALFGIGMAVLGYCPGTGVAACGEGRKDAYFGLLGMFVGAGIFVTFYPTMLKLVGALGDAGKITLPQATGTSPWIWIIALTVMAIAAVAITRKKTLDVS, from the coding sequence ATGTTTGATCCAGCTTGGAAGCTCGCGCTGGGCTTGGGGACGGGAATCGTCTTTGGCTATCTGTTGCAAAAAGGCCGTGTCGCGAAGTACGAAGTCATCGTTGGCCAGTTTCTCGGCCGTGACTATACCGTTGTCAAAATCATGGGGACGGCCGTCGTCGTTGGTTCCATCGGGATTTACGCCTTGCTGCCGACTGAGATGTTCTCGCTTCACATCAAGCCGTTGATTTGGGCGGGCATCCTTGTCGGTGGTGCGTTGTTTGGCATCGGCATGGCGGTGCTTGGTTATTGTCCAGGAACAGGAGTCGCCGCTTGTGGCGAAGGTCGCAAGGATGCTTACTTTGGCCTGCTTGGAATGTTCGTTGGCGCCGGCATCTTCGTCACCTTCTACCCGACGATGTTGAAACTCGTGGGAGCACTGGGTGATGCCGGCAAGATAACGCTCCCGCAAGCGACCGGTACATCGCCGTGGATATGGATCATCGCACTAACTGTCATGGCTATCGCAGCAGTGGCAATCACTCGCAAGAAAACGTTGGACGTCAGCTAG
- a CDS encoding YeeE/YedE thiosulfate transporter family protein has translation MNNFLTRKSWSPYTVGAAIGVLSWFTFLSADHALGISTAFETTVAIAERAVAPEFSETNSFFEIKTPKVNWGWMLVVGVFVGALISSKLSGDRGAATVPPLWAKRFGPSPIKRFVGAFAGGVLMLLGARLAGGCTSGHGISGSLQLAASSWLFVIVAFSFGILTSFLMLGRKGNSHV, from the coding sequence ATGAACAATTTCTTGACCAGGAAATCTTGGTCCCCGTATACCGTCGGTGCGGCGATTGGAGTGCTGAGTTGGTTTACCTTTCTTTCCGCCGATCATGCTTTAGGCATTTCGACTGCGTTTGAGACCACCGTGGCGATTGCTGAACGAGCGGTCGCACCTGAATTCAGCGAGACGAATAGCTTCTTTGAAATTAAGACGCCGAAAGTGAACTGGGGCTGGATGCTGGTTGTCGGTGTCTTCGTCGGCGCGTTGATTAGCTCGAAACTCTCGGGCGATCGTGGTGCCGCAACGGTTCCCCCGCTCTGGGCGAAGCGATTCGGACCCTCGCCCATCAAACGGTTTGTTGGTGCCTTCGCTGGTGGGGTGTTAATGTTGTTGGGAGCGCGGTTGGCCGGTGGTTGCACGAGCGGTCATGGGATCAGCGGGTCGTTGCAGCTTGCCGCGTCGAGTTGGTTGTTTGTGATTGTCGCGTTTTCGTTCGGAATCCTTACTTCGTTCTTGATGTTGGGGCGAAAGGGAAACAGCCATGTTTGA